From the Flavobacterium galactosidilyticum genome, one window contains:
- a CDS encoding arginase, whose protein sequence is MDKIIKLIKNRSDIGAGTRGSDLGIDAIEIAAINQNSNYFNQFEFEDVKTHNQSIYDKNKSSFAKRIEHVVEQCTRVCTSVKHNLEENYFPIVLSGDHSSALGTLSGIKAAYPEQSIGVFWIDAHADLHSPYTSPSGNIHGMPLAAALANDNLSSRNTNDVSSETKQHWENMKNIGCKGPKIAAENLIYFGVRDTEEEEDRQIEKLQIKNYKVEEVRYRGLQKCVAEALGKLANCEVLYISFDVDSMDCDMISYGTGTPVPKGFDQYEIIAIINQIIQTKKVVCIEFVEINPLLDTKGNKMAETAFEVLEAITLELVLDI, encoded by the coding sequence ATAAAATTAATAAAGAACAGATCGGATATTGGTGCGGGGACGCGAGGTTCTGATTTAGGAATTGATGCTATCGAAATTGCCGCTATTAACCAAAACAGCAATTATTTTAATCAATTTGAATTTGAAGATGTAAAAACACATAATCAATCCATTTATGATAAAAATAAAAGCTCGTTTGCCAAAAGAATAGAGCACGTTGTAGAGCAATGTACGCGTGTTTGTACTTCCGTAAAGCATAATTTAGAAGAGAATTATTTTCCAATTGTTTTATCAGGAGATCATTCTTCGGCTTTAGGAACTTTAAGCGGAATTAAAGCGGCTTATCCTGAGCAAAGTATTGGTGTTTTTTGGATTGATGCGCATGCGGACTTGCATTCACCTTATACTTCTCCCTCAGGGAATATACATGGAATGCCTTTAGCAGCAGCTCTTGCTAATGATAATTTAAGTTCTCGCAATACTAATGATGTAAGTTCTGAAACGAAACAGCATTGGGAAAACATGAAAAATATAGGTTGCAAAGGACCTAAAATAGCAGCTGAAAATTTAATTTACTTTGGTGTTCGTGATACGGAAGAAGAGGAGGATAGGCAAATAGAAAAATTACAAATAAAGAATTATAAAGTCGAAGAAGTACGGTACAGAGGATTGCAAAAATGTGTTGCTGAAGCGTTGGGTAAATTAGCGAACTGTGAAGTTTTGTATATTTCTTTTGATGTCGACTCTATGGATTGTGATATGATTTCGTATGGTACAGGAACGCCGGTGCCAAAAGGTTTTGATCAATATGAAATCATAGCAATTATCAATCAGATTATTCAAACAAAAAAAGTGGTTTGTATCGAATTTGTCGAAATAAATCCGTTGTTAGATACTAAAGGAAATAAAATGGCAGAAACCGCTTTTGAGGTTTTAGAAGCAATTACATTAGAACTCGTATTAGATATCTAA
- a CDS encoding RagB/SusD family nutrient uptake outer membrane protein gives MKKYNYRIIITTAIAISFIGCDDNLTINPEQDITTEIAISSPSNLQKILNNAYGDARSSALYGGGIALASELIANDGDLYWDGTYVQPNQYDEKAILTDNSYVQSIWLRAYKISNQTNIVLDNLAVFTDTDDKNKAKGEAQFLRGLVYFDLGRLFSKAYVAGAVNSQLGVPIILEPVLNPAKITFPSRNTLEEVYNQVIIDLKDAYTLLPESNGVYATKYSAAALLARVYLQKGDYINARAMANMAITTSGAALTGTFAKAFNNSENSTEDLFAWQVSSQDVSSNDNNVFWAGEDFGGRSGNPDISIEDQHFDIYDDTNDERNNFFYEADNICTTKWKNQYGNIPFLRLAEMILIRAEANFRSGTTVGRSPLDDINALRNRSGAAALNSVDLATILMERKRELAFEGFALFDAKRLQQNIGSLPFNADNLVLPIPLREMDVNKNLVQNPGYN, from the coding sequence ATGAAAAAATATAACTACAGAATAATTATAACTACCGCTATTGCTATCTCTTTTATAGGTTGCGATGATAATCTGACGATCAATCCTGAACAAGATATTACCACTGAGATTGCAATTAGTTCGCCTTCAAATCTGCAGAAGATTTTGAATAACGCTTATGGAGATGCGAGATCAAGTGCATTATATGGTGGAGGAATCGCTTTAGCTTCTGAATTAATAGCTAACGATGGTGATCTTTATTGGGATGGAACATACGTTCAACCAAATCAATACGATGAGAAAGCAATACTTACCGACAATAGTTACGTTCAAAGTATTTGGCTAAGAGCTTATAAAATTAGTAATCAGACTAATATTGTACTTGATAATTTAGCAGTTTTTACAGATACTGATGATAAAAATAAAGCAAAAGGAGAAGCACAATTTTTGAGAGGATTAGTTTATTTTGACTTAGGGCGTTTGTTTTCTAAAGCATACGTTGCAGGAGCGGTCAACAGCCAACTTGGTGTTCCCATCATTTTAGAACCTGTTTTAAATCCTGCAAAAATCACTTTCCCTTCTCGAAATACTTTAGAAGAAGTCTACAATCAAGTTATTATTGATTTGAAGGATGCTTATACTTTGTTACCTGAATCAAATGGTGTATATGCTACAAAGTATAGCGCAGCAGCACTTTTGGCACGCGTTTATTTGCAAAAAGGCGATTATATCAATGCTAGAGCTATGGCTAATATGGCAATAACTACTAGTGGCGCGGCTTTAACAGGAACATTTGCAAAAGCTTTTAACAATTCAGAAAATTCAACCGAAGATTTATTCGCTTGGCAAGTTAGCAGTCAAGATGTAAGTTCTAATGACAATAATGTTTTTTGGGCAGGTGAAGATTTTGGCGGACGATCTGGAAATCCAGATATCAGTATTGAAGATCAACATTTTGACATTTATGACGATACTAATGATGAGCGCAATAATTTCTTCTATGAGGCTGATAACATTTGTACTACAAAATGGAAAAACCAGTATGGTAATATCCCGTTTTTACGTTTAGCTGAAATGATTTTGATTCGTGCTGAAGCAAATTTTAGATCAGGAACAACTGTAGGTCGTTCTCCTTTAGATGACATTAATGCATTAAGAAATCGTTCTGGTGCTGCAGCATTAAATAGTGTTGATTTAGCTACTATTTTAATGGAGAGAAAAAGAGAATTGGCTTTCGAAGGATTTGCGTTATTTGATGCAAAAAGATTGCAACAAAATATCGGGTCGCTCCCTTTCAATGCTGATAATCTAGTTTTACCTATTCCTTTAAGAGAAATGGATGTAAATAAAAACCTAGTTCAAAATCCGGGATATAATTAA
- a CDS encoding SusC/RagA family TonB-linked outer membrane protein, which yields MRINFNYFLSLLIVLFAQLTFAQESKMSGKVTDMGGLPIPGANITAKGTTNSTQTDFDGNFSITTKKGQILTVSFIGMKTVEIAAASSMVIKLGESSNDLETVFVVGFGTQSKKKLTDNIARVTAKDMENVPVANFQNAMVGKLAGVQITQINGKVEGGVKLRVRGVSSISSSQEPLYVLDGMPLINDNESGSAAPINPLISLNPNDIESVEILKDASSAAIYGARGTNGVVLITTKQGKAGKTKISLNTSAGWSEATNKMSWLNAAEYAELYTEASAYRYGADDLWLTEPGGVFDGYANGKDWRTGEVDTDWQNLALVKGSTQEHSFSISGGDSKTVFFLSGGYNNTEGIVRGNKMDRYSYRGNLDHKVSDKLRVGLNTSLSKTNIKRIGSDNSFATPLQGVAQTPLAPAYLDDGITPNNDTTLYYNFLMQQFNGNWDANIFRTLMNTYFEYKFVPELSFRTEIGYDNNNQTEEYFAGSLTESASTNGYADANAIQSDKYSINNYFNYNKTFKEDYKLDLVLGMSFEESARKRQYVAGTGFPSDDLQTVESASEITSGSSSRTKYNFLSYFGRATFSIMDKYLIKGSLRYDGSSRFGASNRYGTFPAASVGWIISQEDFLKDSNFINLLKLRGSIGVTGNAGIGNFASLGLFNGSSYNKQSAINPSQLVNQDLKWEKTNQTDVGIDFGFLNNRVTGEIDYYVKKTNDLLLNEPLPGTSGWSSLTRNVGSLTNKGFEFVLNTTNIKNSSLSWKSSFNLATLDNKVTALPGGDIVAGQNIVRVGETISSFYIAEYAGVDPANGNALFYKNTLLPDGSLDKTTTKTYSEAQRIIAGNPYPTLMAGLTNTVTFKNFDFSMTFQGEWGASIYNEGGKFQSSNARYRDNQTKDQMDRWQNPGDITNVPQARWGRSNGDQASTRYLDKTDFVRLRNLSLGYTLPKTLTQKVSVDRLRVYLTGVNLLTFTNYNGYDPESSYDNNGDSNIEKGIAFYSAPPAKTIIVGLNIDL from the coding sequence ATGAGAATTAATTTCAACTATTTTTTGAGTCTCTTAATTGTACTGTTCGCGCAATTAACATTTGCTCAAGAAAGTAAAATGTCCGGTAAAGTTACTGACATGGGCGGACTTCCAATTCCTGGTGCAAATATTACCGCTAAGGGAACGACAAACAGTACTCAAACTGATTTTGACGGTAATTTTTCAATCACTACTAAAAAGGGGCAAATTTTAACGGTCAGCTTTATAGGCATGAAAACTGTAGAAATCGCAGCAGCATCTTCGATGGTGATCAAGCTAGGTGAATCTTCAAATGATCTTGAAACCGTTTTTGTAGTTGGTTTTGGTACCCAAAGCAAGAAGAAATTAACAGATAATATTGCTCGTGTAACAGCAAAAGATATGGAAAACGTACCTGTGGCCAACTTTCAAAATGCGATGGTTGGTAAATTAGCAGGAGTACAAATTACTCAGATTAATGGAAAAGTAGAAGGTGGCGTAAAATTGAGAGTTAGAGGTGTTTCTAGTATTTCCTCTTCTCAAGAACCATTATATGTACTTGATGGAATGCCATTAATAAATGATAATGAAAGTGGTTCAGCAGCCCCAATTAATCCATTGATTTCATTAAACCCTAATGACATTGAATCGGTAGAAATATTAAAAGATGCCTCTTCCGCAGCTATTTACGGCGCTAGAGGAACTAATGGAGTTGTTTTAATTACTACCAAACAAGGAAAAGCAGGTAAAACAAAAATCTCGTTAAACACCTCAGCAGGATGGAGCGAAGCTACCAACAAAATGAGTTGGCTAAATGCAGCAGAATATGCTGAACTATATACAGAAGCCTCTGCTTATAGATACGGAGCTGATGATTTATGGCTGACAGAACCAGGAGGAGTTTTTGACGGTTATGCGAATGGAAAAGATTGGAGAACTGGAGAAGTTGATACTGACTGGCAAAATTTAGCCTTAGTAAAAGGATCTACTCAAGAACATTCCTTTTCAATATCGGGTGGTGATAGCAAAACAGTATTCTTTCTTTCAGGCGGGTATAATAATACCGAAGGAATTGTTCGCGGAAATAAAATGGATCGTTACTCTTACAGAGGGAATTTAGACCACAAAGTTTCTGACAAATTACGAGTTGGTCTTAATACAAGTTTGAGTAAAACAAACATCAAAAGAATAGGATCTGATAATTCATTTGCTACTCCATTGCAAGGCGTTGCACAAACACCATTAGCACCAGCTTACCTTGACGACGGAATCACTCCAAATAATGACACAACCTTGTATTATAACTTTTTAATGCAGCAATTTAATGGAAATTGGGATGCAAACATTTTTAGAACTTTAATGAACACTTATTTCGAATACAAATTTGTACCGGAATTGAGTTTTAGAACAGAAATAGGATATGATAACAATAATCAAACAGAAGAGTATTTTGCAGGTAGTTTAACCGAATCCGCATCAACAAATGGTTATGCAGACGCTAATGCAATTCAGTCGGACAAGTACAGTATAAATAATTATTTCAACTACAACAAAACTTTCAAAGAAGATTATAAATTAGATTTAGTTTTAGGAATGAGTTTTGAAGAAAGTGCTCGCAAAAGACAATATGTTGCTGGAACAGGTTTCCCCTCTGATGATTTACAAACTGTTGAAAGTGCTTCTGAAATAACATCAGGTTCTTCTAGTAGAACTAAATACAATTTCCTTTCTTATTTTGGTAGAGCTACCTTTTCTATTATGGACAAGTATCTTATAAAAGGAAGTTTACGTTATGATGGTTCATCAAGGTTTGGCGCTTCTAATAGATATGGTACATTCCCAGCTGCTTCTGTAGGATGGATTATTTCACAAGAAGACTTTTTGAAAGATAGTAATTTTATTAATTTATTAAAATTAAGAGGAAGTATTGGAGTTACTGGTAATGCAGGTATTGGAAATTTTGCAAGTTTGGGACTTTTCAATGGTTCATCTTACAACAAACAATCTGCTATCAATCCTTCGCAATTAGTTAACCAAGATTTGAAATGGGAAAAAACGAATCAAACAGATGTGGGTATCGACTTCGGTTTCTTAAACAACAGAGTAACGGGAGAAATAGATTATTATGTTAAGAAAACAAATGACTTATTATTAAATGAGCCTTTACCAGGTACTTCTGGATGGAGTTCTTTGACTCGCAATGTAGGATCATTGACTAATAAGGGCTTTGAATTTGTATTAAACACAACTAATATTAAAAATTCTAGTTTAAGCTGGAAAAGCTCATTCAATCTTGCGACTTTAGATAATAAAGTGACTGCTTTACCTGGTGGCGATATTGTTGCGGGTCAAAATATTGTTAGAGTTGGAGAAACTATTTCTTCTTTCTACATAGCAGAATATGCCGGTGTTGACCCAGCAAATGGAAATGCTTTGTTTTACAAAAACACTTTATTACCTGATGGCTCTTTAGATAAAACAACTACAAAAACGTATAGTGAAGCACAAAGAATCATAGCTGGAAATCCTTATCCTACTTTAATGGCAGGACTTACAAATACTGTAACATTCAAAAATTTTGATTTTTCTATGACTTTCCAAGGAGAATGGGGCGCTTCTATCTATAATGAGGGTGGTAAATTTCAATCAAGCAACGCTAGATATAGAGACAACCAAACCAAAGATCAGATGGACAGATGGCAAAATCCAGGCGACATTACTAATGTGCCACAAGCAAGATGGGGTCGTAGTAATGGTGACCAAGCTTCGACGCGTTATTTAGACAAAACTGATTTTGTTCGTTTGAGAAACTTATCCTTAGGCTATACTTTACCAAAAACACTAACTCAAAAAGTTTCTGTAGACAGACTTCGTGTGTATTTAACAGGCGTTAATTTACTAACATTTACAAACTACAACGGATATGATCCAGAATCATCTTATGATAATAATGGGGATTCCAATATAGAAAAAGGAATTGCATTTTATTCAGCGCCTCCTGCAAAAACAATAATTGTTGGATTAAATATTGACCTTTAA
- the arsB gene encoding ACR3 family arsenite efflux transporter: MPSLKKRLNFLDNYLTIWIFLAMILGVSIGYFIPSSSTFINSFSSGTTNIPLAIGLILMMYPPLTKIDFSKITSISEKPKLLTLSFLITWIVGPFLMFLLATYFLKDYPEYMTGLIIIGIAPCIAMVIVWNELAEGNRELTAGLIGINSLLQVFFFSLYAYFYLEIMLPLFGIKGLELNITIAQIATTVGLYLGIPFVLAVLSRYFIKRFLGDKWFNQKFIPFVSPITLIALLFTIVVMFSLKGEMIVDLPMDVVRIAIPLVIFFTIMFFLMFLVSKRIGANYRDAVALSFTAAGNNFELAIAVSIGVFGINSGQAFAGVIGPLVEVPALIILVNVSFWLKKKLYPVRH; encoded by the coding sequence ATGCCATCACTAAAAAAAAGATTAAACTTTCTAGACAACTACTTAACGATTTGGATATTTCTCGCCATGATTCTTGGTGTTTCTATTGGCTACTTTATACCATCCAGCAGCACTTTTATTAATTCCTTTTCGAGTGGCACCACTAACATTCCTCTAGCAATAGGATTAATATTGATGATGTATCCACCATTAACTAAAATTGATTTTTCAAAAATCACTTCTATTTCCGAAAAGCCAAAATTACTTACGCTCTCCTTTTTGATCACATGGATAGTAGGTCCATTCTTAATGTTTTTATTAGCTACATATTTCTTAAAAGATTATCCAGAATATATGACTGGTTTAATCATAATTGGGATTGCGCCATGTATTGCTATGGTAATTGTATGGAATGAACTTGCGGAAGGTAACAGAGAATTAACGGCGGGCTTGATTGGAATTAATAGTTTATTGCAAGTCTTCTTTTTTAGCTTATATGCTTATTTTTATTTGGAAATCATGCTGCCTTTATTTGGAATAAAAGGTTTGGAGCTCAATATTACTATTGCACAAATCGCTACTACCGTAGGACTATATCTAGGAATTCCATTTGTACTAGCAGTACTAAGTCGGTATTTTATTAAGAGATTTCTAGGAGATAAATGGTTTAACCAAAAATTTATTCCTTTCGTATCGCCTATAACATTGATAGCACTACTTTTTACAATCGTAGTGATGTTTAGTTTAAAGGGGGAAATGATTGTTGATTTGCCAATGGATGTAGTACGGATTGCAATTCCTTTAGTAATTTTCTTTACAATTATGTTTTTCTTGATGTTTTTAGTTTCAAAAAGGATTGGAGCAAATTATAGAGATGCTGTTGCGCTCTCATTTACTGCGGCTGGAAATAATTTTGAGTTAGCAATTGCCGTTTCAATAGGTGTTTTTGGAATCAATAGCGGACAAGCTTTTGCAGGTGTTATAGGTCCATTAGTAGAGGTTCCAGCGCTGATAATTTTAGTAAACGTATCTTTTTGGCTGAAAAAGAAACTTTATCCTGTTAGACATTAA
- a CDS encoding protein-tyrosine-phosphatase produces the protein MTTNKIKLFSKIESAILAFDFAKIAAERKTTLQSLIDFIQNKVNTKQTVLLNFICTHNSRRSHLAQVWAQTAATHYNIKNVFCYSGGTEATALYPTVLKTLEQSGFKIATIADGDNPIYSIKYTENEHPIIGFSKSYNDDFNPKNSFAAILTCAQADGDCPFISGAEKRIAIPFEDPKAFDSTWQQTEKYQDRSLQIATEIFYLFSQIKL, from the coding sequence ATGACAACAAACAAAATCAAACTGTTTTCAAAGATCGAAAGCGCCATTCTTGCTTTTGATTTTGCTAAAATAGCAGCGGAACGCAAAACCACTTTGCAGTCCCTAATTGACTTTATTCAAAATAAAGTTAATACTAAACAAACAGTACTGCTAAATTTCATTTGTACTCACAACTCAAGACGAAGTCATTTAGCACAAGTTTGGGCACAAACGGCAGCTACCCATTACAATATCAAAAATGTATTTTGTTACTCTGGCGGTACCGAAGCAACTGCTTTATATCCAACTGTTCTAAAAACATTAGAGCAATCAGGGTTCAAAATCGCAACTATTGCAGACGGAGATAACCCAATATACTCCATAAAATACACAGAAAACGAGCATCCAATCATTGGGTTTTCAAAAAGCTATAATGACGATTTTAATCCAAAAAATAGTTTTGCCGCAATTCTAACTTGTGCACAAGCCGATGGTGATTGCCCTTTTATAAGTGGCGCTGAAAAAAGAATTGCAATTCCTTTTGAAGACCCGAAAGCTTTTGACAGTACATGGCAACAGACAGAAAAATATCAAGATCGTAGTTTACAAATTGCCACTGAAATATTTTATTTATTCTCTCAAATTAAATTATAA
- a CDS encoding DUF6428 family protein codes for MKLSEIKRELSTLENVAFVLPNGSYVPEHFHVTEVGLVTKNFIDCGGKVRKETVVNFQLWDANDFDHRLKPNKLLSIIALSEKILGIEDYEIEVEYQTETIGKYSLGFNGQDLMLINKQTACLAEDQCGIPASKPKVKFSEMKNNATTCTPGGSCC; via the coding sequence ATGAAACTATCAGAAATCAAGAGAGAATTAAGCACATTAGAAAATGTTGCCTTTGTACTGCCTAATGGAAGTTACGTTCCGGAACACTTTCATGTAACTGAAGTGGGCTTAGTTACTAAGAACTTCATTGATTGCGGGGGAAAAGTTAGAAAGGAAACTGTTGTTAACTTTCAATTGTGGGATGCTAACGACTTCGATCATCGTTTGAAACCAAACAAACTGCTATCAATTATTGCGCTTTCCGAAAAGATTTTAGGGATTGAAGATTACGAAATTGAAGTAGAATACCAAACAGAAACCATTGGAAAATATAGTTTGGGTTTCAACGGACAAGACTTAATGTTAATTAATAAACAAACTGCTTGCTTGGCTGAAGACCAATGTGGCATTCCAGCATCCAAACCAAAAGTAAAATTCTCAGAAATGAAAAACAATGCTACTACTTGTACTCCTGGAGGAAGTTGTTGTTAA